Genomic DNA from Pseudomonas sp. CCC3.1:
CTAGCTTGTAGCCGACGCCATACAACGATTGAATCGGATCTTGCCCTGGACACGCCTGTGCGAGTTTGCGCCGCAGGTTGCGGATGTGACTGTCGACGGTGCGGTCGGTGACCACCCGGTGATCGGAGTACAGCTTGTCGAGCAATTGGTCGCGTGAGAACACCCGGCCTGGCGCGCGGGCAAAGGTGTTAAGCAGGCGCCACTCAACCGGCGTCAGGTCCAGCGGCACGCCATCGAAGGCGGCACTGTATTGGGTTTCGTCCACCTGGATGCGTGATTGGGCCACCGCCGCCATCTGTGGGTTGCGGCGCAGGATAGCCTTGACCCTGGCCACCATTTCACGCGGGC
This window encodes:
- a CDS encoding response regulator, which encodes MSILIVEDEPKLAALMRDYLSREDYAIHCLDNGLEVVPWVRAHAPRLILLDLMLPGRNGLEICKELRGFSAVPIIIITARVEEVDRLLGLDLGADDYICKPFSPREMVARVKAILRRNPQMAAVAQSRIQVDETQYSAAFDGVPLDLTPVEWRLLNTFARAPGRVFSRDQLLDKLYSDHRVVTDRTVDSHIRNLRRKLAQACPGQDPIQSLYGVGYKLEL